The window TTCAAATGAAGTACTGCAATCTGCATTCAATACGATAAAAGCATCAAACTTTTTCCCTGCTTTGCTTTTCATCCCTTTGATAAGATTGGTTTTTCCTTTGTTGACAAGGTTTTCAATCTCAGCTATACTAATTTGCAGCTCACAAACATTCCGGAACTGAATCCAATTACAAACCTCATCGGGACATTTCACAATTTTATCACGGATAATCAATTGTTGGCTTTTGCATTTTGGGCAAATCAATTTCGGTAAATTGTTTGTAGCGATGGAGGTTTGCAACAATTCATTGGTAATAGATTTTGTATAAACTTCCATTTCCTTGTGAAATGTTTCTGCATCAGCTTCGTTGTTTTCAATTTTCTGCAACGCCAATTCCCATTCGGCAGTCATGGCTACATCAGCAATTTTTCGGTCTTTTACCAACTCGTACACTTGCAATCCTTTTTCCGTAGGGATTAGAGATTTCTTTTCTCGCTGAATATAATTACGGGTAAACAGCGTTTCAATGATGGTGGCTCTTGTTGCCGGAGTACCGATACCGATATTTTGCAAAGCTTTCCGTTCTTCCTCGTTTTCGATTTCCTTTCCCGCGGTTTCCATTGCCGATAAAAGCCCTGCCTCGGTATAAAGTACAGGCGGTTTGGTTTTCTTTTCCAAAACGATCGCTTCTTTAATTTTCAGTTCATCACCCTTTTTCAATTCGGGCAAATCTTGTATAGGTTCGGTATCGTCTTCCGTAAAGCTACCCTTAATGGCACGCCAACCTGCTTCTAAAATTTTACAACCTTTTGCTGTGAAATCATAATGAGCGGTCTGTAATGAAACATCGGTAATCTCTTTGACACAAGCTCCCGAAATAGCTTCGAGTAAACGAAAGGCAATCATATCGTAAACGGCATTTTCGTCTGCACTCAAAACAGATGGTATTTTGTCCGTAATCAATAATCCGTGATGATCGGTAACTCGCAAATCGTTTACGATACGTTTATTGAAACGTCCCCATTTAATTTTTGATAAGGCTGTTTTGCAAACTTCTCTGTTTTGTAAGGCTCTTACGAGGTTCGCAATTTCAGCCCATACATCTTCTGGAATATACTTGCTACCGGTACGTGGATAGGTAATGAATTTCTTTTCGTAGAGGCTTTGGGCAATATTCAGCGTTTTTTCGGCAGAAAGGTTCAGTTTTTTATTCGCTTCCTTTTGCAAACCGGTAAGGTCAAATAATAAAGGAGGCTGTTCGGTAACAGTTTTACTTTCTACTGAAGTAATGCTTACTGCATTACCGTTTCTTTCGATAGATTTTAAGGTATCATCTGCCTGCTGTTTATCCTGCCATCTGGTGGTAGAAATACTTTTAAATTCAATTTGCTCTTTATGATGCAATAACTGAATCTGCCAGTATTTCAGTATGGAGAAATTTTTGTTATCTAAATAACGTTTACAGATTAAAGCAAGAGTTGGCGTTTGCACACGTCCAAGAGAATAAATGCCGTTGCTAGCGGTGATACTCAACGCTTGTGTGGCATTGATGCCTACGAGCCAATCGGCACGGCTTCTACCTTGGGCTGCCTGATACAATCCGTCAAATTCCTTTCCACTTTTCAGGTTGTCAAAACCTTGCTTGATGGCTTTTTCGGTAAGTGAGCTTATCCAAAGGCGCTCAAAGGGTTTTCTACAATTCAGATATTCATAGATGTAGCGAAAAATAAGTTCGCCCTCACGACCAGCATCGGTAGCAACAATAAGGCTTTCACTTTGGTTGAACAGTTTCTCAATGACTTTCAACTGTTTTAAAGCACCTGCATCTGCGGTATAACCTTTGTCTTTTTTTACTTTTCGAACGGTAAGCATAAACGGATTTGGGAGGATTGGCAAGGCGGTTTTGTCAAATCCCGAAATCCCATAATCTTCGGGCATTCCCAAACCTATCAGGTGTCCGAATGCCCAGGTAACAAAATAGCCGTTACCTGTAAGATAGCCATCTTTTTTATCGGATGCTCCTACAATTCCGGCTATTTCTCTTGCTACGCTTGGTTTTTCTGCAATAATTGTCTTCATATTTTACACTTTTCTACCTTTAGATTTTGCAGGTGCTTTTGGTTTTTCCTGTTGATCCTGCTGTTGCTTATTTTTTGGGGTTTGTTGTCCCGTTTTCAAAGGTTCCTTGATATTCTTGGTTGCTTCGTTGGTTTTGCCCTCCGAATTAACGGCAGTCTGCGTTTTATGAGCTTCGGTAGGTTTTGCCTGTGCTTTGAGTTTATCGGGATTTTGAAACGAGAAATCTGTTTTGCCCGTTTCTTTATTGAGTGTGATGTAACCCTGATATTTTTGTCCTTTTTTATCTATCAAACCATCTAAATAAACCGTTTGCCCTGCTTTGAACTTGTTGTACTGCTCATCATCGAGTTCCTTTCCTCTAAATGTTTTCGGAACTTCTTGCGATTGGCTCTGTTCCTTAGCCTGCCCAGTATTTTGAGTTTGCTGATTGCTTTTGCTTCGATCAAATAGAAACTCAACATATCTTTTATCGGCATTGAACTGAACCGTTGCACTAAATTCATCGCCTTTTTTAGAAATCATTCCGTCTAATTTTAAAGGCTTACCTTCCATTAAAGTCTGTTTTTGTTCGTCGTTTAATTTTACTCCTTTAATTTCATTGGGAATTTTGATGTATTCCGTTTTTAGGGCGATCAATTCGTTTGTTAGCCTGTCCACACTGATAATAGAGGGCATCTGTTCGTTTGTTTTAGTATTGGTCAAATTAACCACACGTCCCATGTTACCCGTTTCCAACAAGTTTTTCTTGTCCTCATCGGTAAACTTGTGTCCGAAGAACTCAAAATTGAGGTTAGGTTCTTTTCTGATACCGTGTATCGCTGCCACAACCATTCCGTCTGGTGTGGTCTGTAAAGACAAGCGAGCATCTGTACGAACAATAGCACCGCCAAGATTTACGCTGACAGGTACAAGGTCATTGGTTTTGTAGCCTCTTAACAAAGGATCTAAAAGGTTCATTTTTTCAAGACGTTCTTTACCTAATCCAAGATTGCTCATTGTTTCCCAATCAATCTGTTCTGGTTTAAAGCGGTATTCGCTGGTTTCCGGTGTTGTCTGTGTTGTTTCCATATTATTTTGATTTTCTTGTTGATTTTCTTTTTCGGGTTCGATTTTTACTTCGTTCTTTTTCATTTCCTTCTCGCCTTCGGGCGTGGGATGATCGACCTGCTTTTGCATTTCCTTAGCTTTATCTAAAGCCTCATCGGCAGGGACTTTGAAGAATGAAAAATGGGTAGGATTTTTTAGCTGCCGCAGAAAGTTGGAAAAGAAATTCGAGAACAGATCTCCGTGTTTGTCCACGTGCATAAACTGGCTTTGATTTTCCTTTGTAGGATCGGTAGTCTTCAACTTGCCATTTTCGTCAATACCTGTAACTGCTTGTATTTTATTCTTTTGCTTATCCAGTACCAATAATATATCCGATAGCTGTTCTGGGGCAGGTTGCTTGTTTTCTGTTTCTTCGCTCATAATCTGAATATTTAAAGTTCAAATACCGAAAGTAGTTGAAGCCTTTGCTTGATTGCAGGATTTGGCAGTCAAAGGCAGTGTTTGTCACCCATTGGCTTTCAGTTTAGGTAAGGGAGGATTAAAACTTTCTCTTATGAATTGATGCACATCGGATAGTTTGTAGTACAGTTTACCACTGATGGTATAATAAGGCAGCTTGCCAATAGAGCGGTAGCGCTGTAAAGATCGGTTGCTGATTTTCAGCATTTGTAATAAATCCTGATTGTCCAGTAATTCTTCCCCGTCAATGCTGTTGCGTTTCTTTTGTAAACTGTCAATATTATCGCTCAGCATATCCATTCGCTCCATGATGCGTTCCATCCACGCCAAAAATTCCATTCTGTCAATATTCATAGCCCTACGTTTTACGGTTTTCTCAATTTTAGTTTTCTTCCTTTTTCGACATAGCTTTTTCCTTTTGCCATAAGTTCTTTTACAAATTCATCACTGCTTTGAATGGCATTTGCATTCAGCATATCCTTGATTGATCCGATGGTATAGAAATATTGTCCGTAGATTTTTGAGTAAGCTATTTCGCCTTTGGTACGCATTCGCCACAAAGTCTTTTCGCTGATATGCAGGTATTGGCATACCTCGTGATTGTTGAGCCAGAGATTATCATAACTTGTATCTTCTAGTCTTTTCAGATAATCGAAAATGGCATTGATACGATTGTCAAGTTGTTGCCAAGCTTCTTCTTCAATAGTGATTATTTTCATTACACAGCATTTAAAGTTTACTATGCAAAGTTGCTAAGGGTGGCAGAGTTTGTCCGCCAATGCTTACCCATTGGTTTGGCACTTTTTTTAAAATTTTTAGAATAGAGAAAATCCCTTACTAGATAAGGTTTTTGAAGAATTGGAGATGTTTTTAGATGGAAATTCGCCAGCGTTTGCCAATTGGCAGATATGGGCAAAAAAAAAGCAGCACACAAAATGTACTGCCTGTAAATTCTCACTTGAATAAGGTTAAAGGTCTTTATCCATGTATTCTTCTAATGAAGTTTTAAGCTGATCTAAAAATGAAGTTCGGGTGCCGCTTCGGGTTTTCATGCGGTGGAAAGCGTGGTGCACATCATTTAAGGGAGTTCGGAATAATACTTGGAAAAGCAAAGCTAATTTGCGGATGCCCATTTTTCCGTATGCTATGGAGTTTGAGGCATAAAGGGCGTAAATTAATTCGATAAGTGCATTTTGAGAATTTGTCCAGGAAATATCCTTGTTGGTATCGCCATTCAGGAAGATGGTATCGGAATTTTCTTCGGGATTGATTTTGGCGAGCAGATATGTGTAAAGTAATTCGTTGGCAATAATGTAAGCAATCTTGTTGTCGTAATAAGTGGAGAAACTAAGGTCAATTTCAAACACACCGCTTTTAAGTCCATCGTGATAATTAATTTGCCCAAGCCTAAAATAACTATGATCACGATCTGTTCTGCCTGCACGATAGTACCTGTAAAAATCCTCATTACAGATACTTTCTTTATATTCTGCTTTGAGATTTTTGAGCTGATTTTCGTAAAAACATTGGTGTATTTTTCCGGTGCTAACAGGGCAGGTGGTTTCAATGCGAAACACCTTGTTGTAATAAATGAGTTTGCCTAAAACTTGCGGTTTGATGTTCTTGAAAAAATCAATTTCCTGTTGCTCATTTTTAAATCCAAATTGGAGGACTTGGTCTTTTATAGAACTCAACATGTCCTTTAGGAACAAAGTCATTTGATATGTTTCATTTGCTGTCGGCAATACTTCAGAAGTTAGTTTATCTTCCTTATGCCTGATTTGCGCTAATATTTTACTCAACACGATTTCCATAGCATAGTCTTTTTTAAGGGTTATTACTATTTGTTTCGGAGTTGCAACTATTGTTGATATACCAAAATCAAATTTTGTGAATATTCTTCAGACCATTTCCACAGATGAACCCAACTTGGGAAAGATTTATTTTCAAGAAACTGTATTTTGGATAAACAAAAAAGGTAAAGTCTTGGTGTACTTTACCCTTTATTTATTAAATTTGCTGTATTGATTTACAAGGTAATCGAGTGAAAGTAAGCGCAATGAGCACCATTACTAAATCGTTACCGATAGAGTTTTCCACTCTCGTAAACTACTCTTAATAAGCTGAGTTGGGCTTAATTAATCTTTTTTTCTAAAAAGGAAAATGTGGATAAAAAATTTGCTTTAAAAAAGAAAAAAAATGAATTGCGAAGAAGTAAAAGAAAAATTGAGTATAAGAACAGTTTTGGAATCATTCAGCCTTTTTCCTGCAAAAGAAAATCGGAAAACTGCATTTTACTTTGCGCTTGACAGGGAGGAAAAAATCCCGAGTTTGTCTGTTGATTTTGTGAAAAATAAAGCATTTGATTTTGGAACTGGGAAAAGTTATGATGTGATTTCAATCGTTCAGCAAATGAATCGATGTTCAGTTTCTGATGCTTTGAAGTATCTTGAGAAATTTGACTTCTCAGCTCAAAATAATACTCAGATTGAAGAAGCTGTCCAAATTAAAAATTATCAAATCATAAAAGTAAATCAAATTCAGCACCCCGCTTTAATTCAATATTTAAAATCCCGAAAAGTGTGTGAACAAAAGGATTTGGTAAAAGAAATTGAGTATCGGTTGAATGGTAAGAAATATATCGGGATTGGATTTTTCAATAATTCCGGAGGTGTTGAAATCCGAAGTAAATATTCAAAAATCTGTTTGGGCAAAAAAGATGTCACTTTGATAAAAAATGATTTGAATAGTTCTAATGAAATTGTGGTTTTTGAAGGTTTTTTTGATTATCTGACTTTTAAAAATTTGGAAAGTGCAGAAAGTTCAATTTCAGATTGTTTGATTCTCAATTCTACAGCAATGCTTTTTAAAGTCGATGATAAACTTAGAGAATATGACAAAATCTCACTTTTCTTAGATAATGATGATAATGGAATTACAATCAAACAGGTTATCCGGAAAAACTATAAAAATGTTGAAGATTGCTCTTTGTTGTACAAAGATTTTAAGGATTTGAACGAGTGGTTTTGTGCAATAAAGTAAAATGTAAAAATTCCGAAAATGATTTTAAAGACCAATTAATTTCAAGAAGTATAAACTTATAAAGCCTTAAAAAAGCAGAATTACCCAATGCTTTATTTTAATTTTCCCACTGTCAATACCGTCTATTTAATCACTTCCAACTGATGTTTGGCTTTTTACTATTGCAAATGTAGGACAGCATCATTCACCTAAAAAAATATTTTTGGGTTTCTATAAAAATTCTTTCCACGAGTTCCAATAATTTTTTCAGACACTCCTGAATCCTTCGGACAAAAATATTTCGAGCCACAATCCTCCAAAGCTTTGGAGGATTGTGCTTTTATATGCCTGATACTTTCCTATGATCATCGGCAAAGAAAAAGACGGAACCTCAGTTATACGAATCAATTAAATCGCAGACGGTCTTTGACATCAACGGAAAAAACAACAAAATAAAACAACAAATAATTCTGCTTTTCCAATTGGATATAAGCAGAAAAAGAAAAAAAACGAGTGTCCTCGAAACCAAATCAATCAAATCGAAAATTTTAACAAACTCGAAAATAATTATTAACAATCAAAAATTAACATTATGAATATCGTAGGCAGAATTACAAAAAACGCAGAAATCAACCATTTAAAAAACGACAAACAAGTCGTTAATTTTTCAGTAGCCATCAATGACAGCTACAAGACTAAGCAAGGCGAACGAAGAGAGCAGACCACCTATTACAATTGCTCTTATTGGCTAAGTCCCAATGTAGCTAAAATATTATCCAAAGGAACTTTGGTTGAGCTGACAGGCAGGGTAAGTTCCAATGCGTGGATAGGGAAAGACGGAGAAATAAAATCGGGACTGAATTTCCATACTTCAAACATCAAAGTACACGGAGGTGGAAAAAAATCTGACACAGATGAACAGCCAGCTTCACAACCACAGAAGTCCAATGCTTTTTCGGAAGATACGGACGATGATTTACCATTCTAAAAGCATTCAAATATGGAAGCACAATATAATTTTAAGATGAAGCCGAAAAGTGATAAGAATGATTGGGAAAAGGTGGAGGTCTTTTCCCAATTCTATTGCGAGAGAACGACAGCAATACGGTATGCAAAAAGTCTTTCAAGAAAATTTAAATCAGAAATCCGTCTTACAGAGGGAAAAGAACCTTTCAAAACAAGCGGAACATACATTTACGAAAATAACAATTAATACAACAAATATTATGGCAAATTGGTGCAACAATAAAGTAACATTCAATGGAGATAAGGACAGTTTGAACAAAGTTTTGGCTTTGTTTCAAGAAATGATTGAAAAGGAAAGTAAAGGAAATATCGGGCAGTTACCATATTTTATTGAGAGCAAAAACGGTTATTTCTTTGAAATTTATCGTAATGAGACTGATGAATGTTCTTTCCATTATGAGACAAGATGGAGTCCAAATATTGAATCGTTATGGATGATTGCAACTCATTATAATGTCGGATTTGTATTAGATTACGAAGAATGTGGCTGTATGGTCTTTGGCAAGACCATCTGCGAAAACCAAATCTTACAGGATTATTTTCTCAATCAATGTGACTTTCAAGACTGCATCTACAATGTAGAGACAGATTGTTACGAATTTGAGAATACAAGTTATGAGTACAAAGATGAGATTATGAGAATCCTTTTGGATAGGAAAATAAATAATAACAGTTAAAAAACCGTATAGATGAAAACATCACTTCAACAAACAGAATATTTACTGATAAAAACAATGACCAACAGTGAATGGGATAATGGCGATTTTGCCATTATCCACATTTCGGGAGAATGGAAAGAAACCCAAAAGAAAAGGCTCGAATCCGTACAGCCTTTGGAAAATGACTATGATTTAAAATGGCTGAATTATGCTGATACCAATGTCGAATTTTTCAGATTTTCGGAGGAAACACACCCCGAAATAGAAGAATGGCTTTCTGAAAAAAACAGCGTTTTCATTGAATTGGAAACTGACAAATTAAAAAAACTCCTACAACCCGAAAATAATCTGAACTGTTATCAGATGCAGGTTTTCAAGCATGGAAACGCCATTTATAATGCTTTTGGGAAACATACAGGGGAAGAATTTTGGACTAAAGAATTTTCATTATGGGAATTGACAAAATAATTCAAGGTCTAAATCTAAAATTTATAATTCAAAATCTAAAATCAAAGTATTATGCAAACCAATTTTTTCAGACAGATAGCCAAACTCAATCTTACAGGAGATTTACAAATCACACTCCGACAAGGAACAGAAAACAGTTTCGTTCTTTCCGTATTGCTCAATAACGAGCAATGCGGAGACGAAGCAAGGAAAACGATTCCGCCTCTTAATTTGAGGGGAACGGCAGAAGAATTGGACAACGGTTTTTTTGAGAATATTTCGACACCATTGCAGACCGCATCGGGTTTAATGTTAGATATGGAAAGTTTTATGAAACAGGTCGAAGAAGCCAAGAAGAAATCGGCAATGGAAAAAGAGAAATCTGATAAAGAGAAAAAAGAAAAGGAAGCCAAAGATAAAAAGTACGGCGAAGCCTTACAGAAAGCTGAAGAACTCGAAAAAGAGGGCAAATATAAAGATGCGTGGTCTGCACTTCCGAAAGGTTCGGAATTTCCCGAATATGCTGAGAAAATTCGCAAAAAGCAGGATGAATACGAAAGACATTTTGCCCCAAGTCTTTTCTCTGAAAATCAACCTCAATCAACCGAAATTTAACTTAAAAATCAAAAATTATGTTACTCGCAACACTATTAGACAGAGTTTTTATATTAAAAGATAACGGACAGGAAATCCGCTTGACCGACCCCGAACCGAAATGGAGTGTAGAAGCCGTAATGAATTTTTACGCCAACACATACCCGATTCTGACCACTTCAAAAATTTCAGCACCGAAAATCAAGGATGATGCCGTTGAATACCAATTTGAGAGTGTAGTTGGAACAAAAGGATAACAGGCAAATGGTGGATAGCTTTTAGATTAAGGAAATAAGAACTGTAAAAAGCCATCCACCAAAAGCTGTTGCTAAAAGGTTATCAACTATCAACCAACAACCATTAATAAAAAATGAATGCAACGAAAAACAATATCGGGAACAATTCAACCACCCGAAGAAAAAAAACAAAAACAACTGCACCGACAACTAAGGGAATACGCAGAGTGGATGCATCAAATGAAAGACAGCTCGGAAGTTCAGAAAGACCAACTGAAATCAGTTCCAATCTCTCAACTTCCGATGCTTTTCTGAAAACCTGCTTTATTCCGAAATTAAAGGAGAATGACATAACCGTAAAACAGACCAAACGTAAGTCTGCTAAAATAGAAAGGGATTTTTATAAGTCCCTTTCTCAATTAGCAAAGCATTATGATGTAACTACGATGCCGACAAAGCATTTTAATTATCCTTATAATATCAGCCTTGCTTTGAGAGATATTGAAACGCAGTTGAAAACCAAGAGTGAAAATTGGCAGAGTATCCGGCTGATAGAAAAGGGTAGTATGACCAACTTGGCAATAGAAGAAAGATGCAACACAGGGGCAACCTTGTTTTATGTTCCTGTCGTACCGCTTTATCAATTGCTCCACAATAAGGTACACAGAAAAGCAGCCTGTTTACTGTTATCAGTATGCGCTTATCTGTATAGAAATGCAGATGTCCCATATTACAGGCTGGAAGATTCTTATCTCTATTATAATTACGAAATGCTCAACGATTGGCTTGAACAGGACGAAGAAATAGAGGATAGTCACAACAGCAAAAAAGAACTTCAACGGGCAGAAATTATTGGAGATATGATGGGGCAAAAAATTTCCAATCCTAAGAATCTTCTTTTTTTTAAGCAACGCTTGAAACGTTTTAGACCGAAAGACAGGTTTGATAAAGAATGTCTTCAATTGGCAGAAAAAGCCTTTAAAATTTATTGTGATTACCCTAATGAAAGCATTTTCAGAAATTCCCACTTCAACAATGCGGTCAAATCCGAAGATATATATGAAGATAACTATTACAACGAGGAAACCGTTGTCGCAATGGATAAATACATTTCCTTTTTTGCCGAGAGTGACGGAGTAATTTACGATAACCTTATGAGCTGTGTCAACAACGAGTTCAATGAATATTCTGAAACACAGGAGCCAATGATAATTAAAACCTTTGACGGAAGCGATTTATCGGATAAAACCCTTGATTTCGAAAATCAGCTATTTAAGGTCTTAAACGAATTGTGCCGATTACTCAACTAATTTATGCGCACTTAGAATAGGTAATTCAAATTATAAAAACAAACTATGAGAAATACAGCCAATACAACTGAAAATGAAGAAACTGACATAACCAATAATTTTGGAACACTCTACCATCCTAAATCAGCATTGGTCTTTTATGAGACAGAAGATTATAATCCCGATGGTTATGTTGAATATTTTGATATTGACCGCAACGGAAATCCCATCAACGCCCATCCTTTGACCGTAAGTGAAGCACAGCGTTTATCGAAAATGCTGAATATCCAAAATAAGAAAGAAAAAGATTTTCTAAAACCGAGTGGCGTTATTTCTGAAAATATACTTTTTATAGATACTTCGGAAAATGGAAAAGTGGTCTGGTACACAAAAGCACAGGAACGACATTTATTATTTACTGATAAACTTTCGATTCCAAACGGATTAGCGAATGTGCCACCTTTAGTATGGTGTGCTAATAAGCAGGGAATGAAAATATTCGCATTGGAGACAGACCAACGCCCAAGTGAGGAAACATCACTTTTCCACGCACCTTTCTTTAATATTTACGAAAGTGGTAGTGTTTGTATGGGTACAGTCGATGTAAAAATTAAAAATTCTGCATCATTGGAAGAGTTTACGAATAAATGGGAAAACTATTTTTTCAATTCTTATTTCAGTCATTTGGTCAACAGCCATAATCCGATTAAAGGAAACTTGGTAAACCTTTGGAAAAGCCTTATTGATTCAAAAGAGCCGTTTCCGACAGATATTCTAATCAATTCAAATCTAACTTTAACAAATCTGCTGTAATGATACAATTTGAGAAACCAAAAGTCCATTTTACCGATGATAACCTTTTAAATTCTACCAATCCTATAATTTTAAACCTCATAGGTGCGGGTGGAACAGGTTCAAAAGTATTGACCGCCTTGATGGAAATGAACCATTCATTGATTGAATTGGGACACGCAGGATTACAGGTGCGGTTGTGGGATGATGATATTGTCACAGAAGCAAATCAAGGCAGACAGCGTTTTGCAGAATGTGAAGTAGGATTACCAAAAGCGGTTGTACTAATAAATCGGGCAAACCGATGGTCGGGAACGAAT is drawn from Chryseobacterium muglaense and contains these coding sequences:
- a CDS encoding type IA DNA topoisomerase, yielding MKTIIAEKPSVAREIAGIVGASDKKDGYLTGNGYFVTWAFGHLIGLGMPEDYGISGFDKTALPILPNPFMLTVRKVKKDKGYTADAGALKQLKVIEKLFNQSESLIVATDAGREGELIFRYIYEYLNCRKPFERLWISSLTEKAIKQGFDNLKSGKEFDGLYQAAQGRSRADWLVGINATQALSITASNGIYSLGRVQTPTLALICKRYLDNKNFSILKYWQIQLLHHKEQIEFKSISTTRWQDKQQADDTLKSIERNGNAVSITSVESKTVTEQPPLLFDLTGLQKEANKKLNLSAEKTLNIAQSLYEKKFITYPRTGSKYIPEDVWAEIANLVRALQNREVCKTALSKIKWGRFNKRIVNDLRVTDHHGLLITDKIPSVLSADENAVYDMIAFRLLEAISGACVKEITDVSLQTAHYDFTAKGCKILEAGWRAIKGSFTEDDTEPIQDLPELKKGDELKIKEAIVLEKKTKPPVLYTEAGLLSAMETAGKEIENEEERKALQNIGIGTPATRATIIETLFTRNYIQREKKSLIPTEKGLQVYELVKDRKIADVAMTAEWELALQKIENNEADAETFHKEMEVYTKSITNELLQTSIATNNLPKLICPKCKSQQLIIRDKIVKCPDEVCNWIQFRNVCELQISIAEIENLVNKGKTNLIKGMKSKAGKKFDAFIVLNADCSTSFEFEKNKPKQK
- a CDS encoding DUF3945 domain-containing protein; this encodes MSEETENKQPAPEQLSDILLVLDKQKNKIQAVTGIDENGKLKTTDPTKENQSQFMHVDKHGDLFSNFFSNFLRQLKNPTHFSFFKVPADEALDKAKEMQKQVDHPTPEGEKEMKKNEVKIEPEKENQQENQNNMETTQTTPETSEYRFKPEQIDWETMSNLGLGKERLEKMNLLDPLLRGYKTNDLVPVSVNLGGAIVRTDARLSLQTTPDGMVVAAIHGIRKEPNLNFEFFGHKFTDEDKKNLLETGNMGRVVNLTNTKTNEQMPSIISVDRLTNELIALKTEYIKIPNEIKGVKLNDEQKQTLMEGKPLKLDGMISKKGDEFSATVQFNADKRYVEFLFDRSKSNQQTQNTGQAKEQSQSQEVPKTFRGKELDDEQYNKFKAGQTVYLDGLIDKKGQKYQGYITLNKETGKTDFSFQNPDKLKAQAKPTEAHKTQTAVNSEGKTNEATKNIKEPLKTGQQTPKNKQQQDQQEKPKAPAKSKGRKV
- a CDS encoding helix-turn-helix domain-containing protein → MNIDRMEFLAWMERIMERMDMLSDNIDSLQKKRNSIDGEELLDNQDLLQMLKISNRSLQRYRSIGKLPYYTISGKLYYKLSDVHQFIRESFNPPLPKLKANG
- a CDS encoding helix-turn-helix domain-containing protein, giving the protein MKIITIEEEAWQQLDNRINAIFDYLKRLEDTSYDNLWLNNHEVCQYLHISEKTLWRMRTKGEIAYSKIYGQYFYTIGSIKDMLNANAIQSSDEFVKELMAKGKSYVEKGRKLKLRKP
- a CDS encoding RteC domain-containing protein — protein: MEIVLSKILAQIRHKEDKLTSEVLPTANETYQMTLFLKDMLSSIKDQVLQFGFKNEQQEIDFFKNIKPQVLGKLIYYNKVFRIETTCPVSTGKIHQCFYENQLKNLKAEYKESICNEDFYRYYRAGRTDRDHSYFRLGQINYHDGLKSGVFEIDLSFSTYYDNKIAYIIANELLYTYLLAKINPEENSDTIFLNGDTNKDISWTNSQNALIELIYALYASNSIAYGKMGIRKLALLFQVLFRTPLNDVHHAFHRMKTRSGTRTSFLDQLKTSLEEYMDKDL
- a CDS encoding toprim domain-containing protein, translated to MNCEEVKEKLSIRTVLESFSLFPAKENRKTAFYFALDREEKIPSLSVDFVKNKAFDFGTGKSYDVISIVQQMNRCSVSDALKYLEKFDFSAQNNTQIEEAVQIKNYQIIKVNQIQHPALIQYLKSRKVCEQKDLVKEIEYRLNGKKYIGIGFFNNSGGVEIRSKYSKICLGKKDVTLIKNDLNSSNEIVVFEGFFDYLTFKNLESAESSISDCLILNSTAMLFKVDDKLREYDKISLFLDNDDNGITIKQVIRKNYKNVEDCSLLYKDFKDLNEWFCAIK
- a CDS encoding single-stranded DNA-binding protein, translating into MNIVGRITKNAEINHLKNDKQVVNFSVAINDSYKTKQGERREQTTYYNCSYWLSPNVAKILSKGTLVELTGRVSSNAWIGKDGEIKSGLNFHTSNIKVHGGGKKSDTDEQPASQPQKSNAFSEDTDDDLPF
- a CDS encoding addiction module toxin RelE; its protein translation is MEAQYNFKMKPKSDKNDWEKVEVFSQFYCERTTAIRYAKSLSRKFKSEIRLTEGKEPFKTSGTYIYENNN
- a CDS encoding DUF1281 family ferredoxin-like fold protein, with amino-acid sequence MANWCNNKVTFNGDKDSLNKVLALFQEMIEKESKGNIGQLPYFIESKNGYFFEIYRNETDECSFHYETRWSPNIESLWMIATHYNVGFVLDYEECGCMVFGKTICENQILQDYFLNQCDFQDCIYNVETDCYEFENTSYEYKDEIMRILLDRKINNNS
- a CDS encoding PRTRC system protein E; translation: MQTNFFRQIAKLNLTGDLQITLRQGTENSFVLSVLLNNEQCGDEARKTIPPLNLRGTAEELDNGFFENISTPLQTASGLMLDMESFMKQVEEAKKKSAMEKEKSDKEKKEKEAKDKKYGEALQKAEELEKEGKYKDAWSALPKGSEFPEYAEKIRKKQDEYERHFAPSLFSENQPQSTEI
- a CDS encoding PRTRC system protein C, with translation MLLATLLDRVFILKDNGQEIRLTDPEPKWSVEAVMNFYANTYPILTTSKISAPKIKDDAVEYQFESVVGTKG
- a CDS encoding PRTRC system protein B → MRNTANTTENEETDITNNFGTLYHPKSALVFYETEDYNPDGYVEYFDIDRNGNPINAHPLTVSEAQRLSKMLNIQNKKEKDFLKPSGVISENILFIDTSENGKVVWYTKAQERHLLFTDKLSIPNGLANVPPLVWCANKQGMKIFALETDQRPSEETSLFHAPFFNIYESGSVCMGTVDVKIKNSASLEEFTNKWENYFFNSYFSHLVNSHNPIKGNLVNLWKSLIDSKEPFPTDILINSNLTLTNLL